The DNA region CCAGCCTCGCGGAAAAGGCGTATCTGCCTGCCCAGGATGGTCTCGCCTGTGGGCAGGATGGAGAGCGACTTGGGAAATGGACGGCCCAGCCGACTACCGACGCCGGCGGCCAGGATTACCGCTTTCATGCTGTCGTCCTCCTCGTGATGGACGCGGTTTGCGGCGTGACGGCGCTCTGCGCCGCCATGGCCACCAAATGATCGAGTACGTACTGGTTCACGCGTTTGCCGGCCCCGTCGTCGTGGTGCGTAAAGCTCCGGGCCAGCAACGCGTCGCGCTCTGCCTCGTGCGGGTCCCCGTGGTCCAATACCTTGGCGAGGGCCGCATACAGCGCCTCCTCGTCGGCGGTCCTGATGCCCGGGGTCACGTCATCCATGTCCAGCATCAGCTCGCGGTTCCTGGTCACGTACGCCTCGTGGTCATACTGGAAGTAGACGATGGGCCGTTTGAGCAGGAGATAGTCGAAGTAGATGGAGGAGTAGTCCGTCACCAGGGCGTCGGCCAGGCGGAGCATGGGGTAGGGGTCAGTGTGCGAGGCGCAGACCCGGACATGCGGGTCGTTGCTGGCGATGCGCGCCTGTACGTACGGATGGAACTTGCAGACAAAGATGATCTTGTTGCGCCTGGCGAACTCCACAAGCTTGCCGGGGTTGATGGCGCCGTCGCTGAAGGGATCGCCGCCGGTGTCGCGGAAGGTGGGCATGTAGAAGACCACCCGCCAGCCTTCCTTGCGGCGTTGGCGCAGCTCGCCGTAGAGCGCAACGTCCACATTGAGCATGTCGTACTTGTCCGGCGGCCGGAGCATTGCGTCGTTGCGCGGGTAGCCGAGCTCCGGGAAGTCATTGGCCCCGAAGGCCCGGCCGAATGCGTGCTCGGTGAAGTAGGGCGAGGTGGAGAGCACGGCGTCGTACCCGCTGTAGTTGGCGCGCAGGTACTCGGCCTTCTCGGGCGTCATGTTCACGCTGGACTCGATCTCCGGAAAGCCGATGGCCTTGAGCGGGATGCCGTGCCAGAGCTGGAAGGTGCGCGCCTCTTCGAGCAGGGCGTGCACCGGGCTGTGGGAGCGCCACCAGAAGTCGTCGCTGACCACCACGGACGCACGCGCGCAGATCTGCACGGCCTCGGTATCCGGGAACAGGAGCACGGGCAGATTCTGCCGCGCCAGCAAGTCGCGCTGGGCCTGGTCGTGCGTCAGGAAGAACCCTTGCAGGTCGGGAAAATGACGCACGCAGTCGAGAAACGCGTACTTCACGTTGTCGATGAGCGCGCCGCCGATGCGGCCCATGAAGATGACGCAGTTGGCCTTCTTCGGCGTGCGGCGGGAAATGTCGGACAGGGCCTTGAGCGTCCCCGGATCGAACTCTGCCATGAGGCGTGCTCCTCCTTGAGCAGTACGGCGCAGACGTGGCGCCGCTGTTTCCGGTGGATTATGCAAGATGCACGCCGGAAAAGCCTGCCGGGAACGCGGCAGGAAAGGGCAGGGGAGGAGGCACGGCGATGCGTTCAGGCGCGTTTCAATAAATGCAGATAAAAGTCTTTGGAAGGGGGCCTGGGGGAAAGCCTCTTCAGAAAGGTTTCCCCCGGAGAATCCGTGCCTTTTCCTAGAGCGACTTGGCCTCGCGCAGGTAGAGCGCGGCTGTCCGGGTGCCGGCGTAGCTCTCGGCGAGGTGCAGGTAGATGACGTTGAGGAACTCGCGCTTGATGCGCCTGGCGTTGGCCAGGCGGTGCGCGGCCAGGGCGGGCAGGTCAAACCCGTCGAGCCACTGCTCGAACTGCTCGGCGCGGTGGAAGTCCCGATGGGCCGCATCCACCTTGGCCAGGCCGGAGGCAGCCACGCGGCGGCGGGTTGCCTCGTCGTCCAGCAGCTGACGCGTCAGCGCGGCCACGGCATCTGCGTCGCCGGGCGGGTAGAGGAAGAGGTCCTCGCCGTCGGTGAAAAGCTCGCGCAGGCCGTGGCCCACGTCCGGGGTAAGCAGACAGCAGCCGCAACCCAGAGCCTCGAACACGCGGAAGTTCAGGTCGCCGCGTTCGGACTCGTTGAGGATCAGCTTGCCGGTGGGGAAGAGCTCGCGGTAGGGCCCGCGCAGCATGGTCAGCGGCGCGCGTTCGGCCAGATCGTGCAAAAAGCGGTAGCGGCCCGGGGTCAGCTCCGCGTCCACCTTGCCCACGAAAAGCAGGTCGTGCGCCTGCTCGATCTCCGGCCGGGGCTTGTCCTCGGAGCGGGCAAAGAGCGGCAGCCACCGCAGGCGATCGTCGGGCAGCAGCCTGCCCCGGAAGGCGGCGATGTGGTCGCGCATGGCCACGGTGGCCAGGTCGAATCCCTGGGCGTACAGCGGGTGCCAGCTATGGATGTGCGTATCCACAAAGATGGCCACGGTGGGGCAGGGGAAGCGCTCCACGCTGCGGAGGAGCGGGACGGAGCTGCGATCGCCCAGGACGAAAAGCGATGGTTCGCCCCCGCATGCGGCGACCACATCGTCCCAGCCGATAAAGGCGTCGGCCAGGGGGATGTGGACGATGCGCCAGCCGCGAGCGGAAAGTCTGTTGGAAAAATAGGGGTTGCCGGCCCATGCTACGCAGGATGAAGGTGCCATCGTCTGGTATCGTGTCTGCTCGGGTTTAGAAAACTCGCTGGAAAGATTGGACAAAAGACCATCCAACTTTCGAGGGAAGGTGTCAAGCCGTGGGTGTTGTGGGTGCTCATATATAAGGAAAGAAGAGAAAAAAATGGTGAAAGGCAGGGAAAAATCGGGATTTTGTGCGGGTTTTCCTTGCCAGCGGTAAAATCCTCTTGTATGAGCAGCATTCCACGACGAAGGGGCATAGCCTTCCGCGCGCCGCTCCTTGGCCTTTTGAGGCCCATGCAACGCACCCGCCGAGTGACGAATGGGTGCATTCGCAATTTTTTTTGTCTGAAAGTTGTTGACAGTCGTCGGTGGATCACATATTTACCTCTGTCTTTGCACAGAACTTGATTCCCGTAAGTGGAGGAAGCTGCATGCCGACCATTAACCAGCTCGTACGCAAGCAACGAGCCAAGGTGCTCAAGCGCAAGAAAACGCCCGCGCTTCTGGAATGCCCCCAGCGCCGCGGCGTATGTACGCGTGTGTATACCACGACCCCTAAGAAGCCGAACTCGGCTTTGCGGAAAGTCGCACGTGTCCGCCTGACCAATGGCATCGAGGTCACAGCGTACATTCCCGGTGAAGGCCACAACCTTCAGGAACACTCCGTGGTTCTGATCCGCGGCGGCCGCGTCAAGGACTTGCCCGGCGTGCGCTACCATATTGTTCGCGGCAGCCTGGATACGGCCGGCGTCTCCGACCGTCGTCAAGGCCGCTCCAAGTACGGCGCCAAGCGTCCTAAATAGCACCGGAGGACGGAAGCCATGCCCCGCAAAGGATCCGTACCCAAGAGAGAGATCACTCCTGATCCGATCTACAAAAGCAAGCTGGCCGCAAAGTTCATCAGCCGCCTTATGGTTGATGGCAAGAAGAGCGTGGCCGAGCGCATTTTTTATCAATCCCTGGGCGAGCTCGCCGAGAAGACCAGCGAAGAGCCTCTGCGCGCCTTCGAGAAGGCCCTCGACAACGTAAAGCCGCACATGGAAGTCAAGCCCCGCCGCGTTGGCGGCGCGACCTACCAGGTTCCTATGGAGGTCCGCTCCGAGCGTCAGGTGGCTCTGGCCATTCGTTGGCTCATCAACTATGCCCGCGCCCGTGGCGAGAAGGGCATGGCCGGCCGACTGACCGGAGAGCTGCTCGATGCCTACAACAACCGCGGCGGCGCCGTGAAAAAGAAAGAAGATACTCACCGTATGGCCGATGCCAACAAGGCATTCGCCCATTACCGGTGGTAACGAGGAGTTCGAGCCGTGTCACGCGTCGTCCCAATCCCCAAGCAGCGCAATATCGGCATCATGGCCCATATTGATGCCGGTAAGACTACCACTACCGAGCGCATCCTGTTCTACACCGGCGTCTCGCACAAGATCGGCGAGGTTCACGACGGTCAGGCGACGATGGACTGGATGGCCCAGGAGCAGGAGCGCGGCATCACGATCACCTCTGCCGCGACCACGTGCTACTGGCGTGATCACCGCATCAACATTATTGATACGCCTGGTCACGTGGACTTCACCATCGAGGTGGAGCGTGCGCTGCGCGTGCTCGACGGCGCTGTCGCGGTGTTCGACGCCGTGGCCGGCGTTGAGCCTCAGTCCGAGACGGTGTGGCGCCAGGCCGATCGTTACAAGGTCCCGCGCATCTGCTTTGTCAACAAGATGGACCGCATCGGCGCCGACTTCTTCCGCTGTGTGGAGATGATCAAGACGCGCCTGAAGGCCAAGCCCGTGCCGCTGCAGATCCCCATCGGTTCCGAGGACGAGTTCCGCGGCATCGTCGATCTGATCACCGGCAAGGCCCTGATGTTCGACCAGGAGTCTCTGGGCGCTACCTACGAGACCACGGAGGTGCCGGAAGACCTGCAGGACATGTACGAGTCCATGCGTCTCGAGATGCTCGAGGCCGTGGCCGAGGAAGACGAGGCCCTGCTCGAGAAGTATCTCGGCGGCGAGGAGCCCACGGCCGAAGAGCTCGTAGCCGCTCTGCGCCAGGCCACCGTCAACCTCTCTATTGTGCCTGTCATGTGCGGCTCCGCGTTCAAGAACAAGGGCGTTCAGCCCCTGCTCGACGCGGTGGTGGACTACCTCCCCTCGCCGGATCAGGTTCACGCCATCAAGGGCGTGGACCCCGACGACGAGACCAAGGAGATCACCTGCCCCTGTGACGATAACGAGCCTCTGGCGGCGCTGGCCTTCAAGCTGATGGCCGACCCCTATGTGGGCCACCTCACGTTCCTCCGCGTCTACTCCGGTCACATCGAGTCCGGCATGACCGTCATCAACGGCGCCACCGGCCGCAAGGAACGGATTGGCCGCCTGCTGAAGATGCACGCCAACAAGCGTGAGGAAATAAAGTGGTCCGGTGCAGGCGACATCGTCGCCGCCGTCGGCCTGAAGGACGTGGCCACCGGCCAGACTCTCTGCGATCCGGCCCGCCCCGTGGTGCTCGAGTCCCTCGACATCCCCGAAGCGGTTATCGAGGTCGCCATCGAGCCCAAGTCCAAGGCTGACCGCGATCACCTCTCCGAGGCGCTGGCCAAGCTCGCCAAGGAAGACCCGTCTTTCCGCGTAAAGACGGACGAAGACACCAACCAGACCCTTATTTCCGGCATGGGCGAGCTCCATCTGGAAATCATCGTCGACCGCCTCCTGCGCGAGTTCAACGTCAATGCGAACGTTGGTAAGCCGCAGGTCGCCTACCGCGAGACTCTGACCAAGCCCACCAAGATCGACCACAAGTACGCCAAGCAGTCCGGCGGTCGCGGCCAGTACGGCCACGTGGTGCTGGAGCTCGAACCCGGCGAGCCGGGCGACGGTTACGTGTTCTCCGACGAGATCAAGGGCGGCGTCATTCCCAAGGAATACATCCCGTCCATCGGCAAGGGCATCCAGGACGCCATGAAGAACGGCGTGTACGCCGGCTTCCCCGTGGTGGACGTGAAGGCCAAGCTGGTCTTCGGCTCCTACCACGAGGTGGACTCCTCCGAGCAGGCCTTCTACATCGCCGGCTCCATGGCCTTCAAGGAAGGCTGCCGTCAGGCCGGCATGGCTCTGCTCGAGCCCATCATGGCGGTGGAAGTCGTCACCCCCGAGGAGTACCTCGGTGACGTCATGGGCGACCTCAACGGACGTCGCGGCCGTGTCTCCAGCATGGAGTCCCGCGCTGGCGCCCAGGTCGTTAAGGCAGAGGTTCCGCTGGCCGAAATGTTCGGCTACGCCACCGATCTGCGCTCTCGCACGCAAGGCCGCGCCACGTTCACCATGCAGTTTGACCATTACGAACGTGTGCCCGCCAACCTGGCCGAAGAGATCACCAAGCAACAAACTTCCTAAGAACGACACGGATCGTTTTATCAGCAGGAGTCTGACATCATGGGCAAAGCCAAGTACGAACGCAGTAAGCCGCACGTCAACGTGGGCACAGTCGGCCACATCGACCACGGCAAGACCACCCTCACGGCGGCCATTACCAAGATCCTCTCCATGAAGGCCGGTGGCAGCTACATCGCCTTCGACGAGATCGACAAGGCCCCCGAGGAGAAGGAGCGCGGCATCACCATCGCCACCGCTCACGTGGAGTATGAGACCGACAAGCGCCACTACGCACACGTGGACTGCCCCGGCCACGCCGACTACATCAAGAACATGATCACCGGTGCGGCGCAGATGGACGGCGCCATCCTGGTGGTCGCCGCCACCGACGGCCCCATGCCGCAGACTCGTGAGCACATCCTGCTCGCCCGTCAGGTCGGCGTGCCGTCCCTGGTTGTCTTCCTGAACAAGGTGGACCTGGTGGACGACCCCGAGCTTCTGGAGCTGGTCGAGCTCGAAGTCCGCGAGCTGCTCACCAGCTACGAGTACCCGGGCGACGACATTCCGGTGGTCCTGGGTAGCGCGCTCAAGGCTCTTGAGTGCGACACCCCGGACGACGAGGCAGCCAAGCCGATCTTCGAGCTGATGGAAGCTCTGGACAGCTACATTCCCGAGCCCGAGCGCGACATCGACAAGCCGTTCCTGATGCCCATCGAGGACGTGTTCTCCATCTCCGGCCGCGGCACCGTGGTGACCGGTCGTGTTGACCGCGGCGTCATCAAGGTGGGCGAGGAGATCGAGATCGTCGGCATGAAGGACACCGTGAAGACGACCTGCACGGGCGTCGAGATGTTCCGCAAGATCCTGGATCAGGGTCAGGCCGGCGACAACGTGGGTGTTCTGCTGCGCGGCATCAAGCGCGAGGATGTGGAGCGCGGCCAGGTTCTGGCGCGTCCGGGCACCATCACCCCGCACCGCAAGTTCAAAGCCGAGGTGTACGTGCTCTCCAAGGAAGAGGGCGGCCGTCACACGCCGTTCTTCTCTGGCTACCGTCCGCAGTTCTACTTCCGTACCACGGACGTGACCGGCGTGATCACCCTGGAAGAGGGTGTGGAGATGGTCATGCCCGGCGACAACGCGACCTTCAACGTCGAGCTCATCGTCCCCATCGCCATGGAGAAGGGTCTGCGCTTCGCGATTCGCGAAGGCGGCCGCACCGTCGGCGCCGGCGTTGTCTCGGAGATCACGGAGTAAGACATGGTTTCTTCCGACCGTATTCGTATCAAGCTCAAGGCTTACGATTACCGCATTCTGGACAAGGCGGTTGCTGAGATTGTGGACACGGCGCGCAATACTGGCGCCGGCATTGGCGGCCCCGTGCCCCTGCCGACGAACATCCACAAGTTCACCGTCAACCGCAGCCCGCACGTGGACAAGAAGTCCCGCGAGCAGTTCGAAATGCGTATTCACAAGCGGCTCCTGGATATCCTCGAGCCCACTCAGCAGACCGTCGACGCACTTGGCAAGCTTTCGCTGCCCGCCGGCGTGGATGTCGAGATCAAACTGTAGCGAGGCGCGCCATGGCACTCGGCATACTTGGACGCAAACTGGGCATGACCCGTATCTTCAACCAGGACGGCACGGCTGTTCCGTGCACCGTGGTTGAAGCCGGCCCCTGCCCTGTGATTCAGATCAAGAATCCCGACACGGACGGCTACTCCGCCATCCAGGTAGGGTTCGACGCAGTACCGGAGCGGAAGGTCAACAAGCCCCAGCAGGGCCACCAGAAGAAGGCCGACAAGGGCCTCTTCCGCATGCTCCGCGAGTTCCGCATCGCCAACGTGGACGAGTACGAACTCGGCCAGGAGCTTACGGTGGAACTGTTCAACCCCGGTGAGAAGGTCAAGGTTTCCGGCACCTCCATCGGTAAGGGTTTCCAGGGCGTCATGAAGCGCTGGAACTTTGGCGGCTCCCCCGCGAGCCACGGCCACGAGAAGGTGCACCGCAAGCCCGGCTCCGTGGGCCACGCAACCTTCCCCAGCAAAGTCTTCAAAGGCAAGAAGATGCCTGGACAGATGGGCAACAAGACCGTGACGACCGGCAACCTCGAAGTTGTCGACGTTCGTCCCGAGGATAACCTGCTCATCATCCGCGGCGCTGTGCCCGGGCCCCGCAACGGCCTGGTCATGATCTTCAAGAAGTCCTGAGGCGACGAGAGAGGACAGGCACATGCCTACGATATCCGTATACGACCAGACCAAGAAAGAAGTGGGAACGCTGGAGCTCGCCCCTGAAGTCTTCGAAGTGGCCATCAAGCCCGAGATCCTGCATCTCGTGGTGCGCCATCAGGAGACCATCCGCCGCGCCGGCACCCACGCCACCAAGAACCGCGCCAAGATTTCCGGCGGCGGTAAGAAACCCTGGCGCCAGAAAGGCACCGGCCGCGCACGCGCCGGTACCACTCGTTCGCCCCTGTGGCGGCACGGCGCTACTGTGTTCGGCCCCCAGCCCCGGGAGTACGGCTTCAAGGTCAACAAGAAGATCAAACAGCTCGCCATGAAGATGGCTCTGTCCTCGCGTTTTGCCGAGGAGAAGCTGATGATCGTCAAGGGCTTTGAGCTTCCCGAGGCGAAGACCAAGAACTTCGTTGATGTGAAGAACGCTCTCGGCGCAAAAAAAGTCTTGATTGTTGTGGGGGAAGAGGATAACACTCTCTCTCTTTCGGCAAGGAATGTTCCCGGCGTAACGGTGCTGACCAAAGACACATTCGGTGTTCGCGATATCCTCGTGCACTCCGAGCTGATCCTCACCGAGGACGCCGCCAAGGCCGTGCAGGAGCGGTTGAGCTAGCACGAACGACCGCTTCCAGAGAAGCCCGGGGGGCTTTTTTTTGTACCCCTCGGTCCCGCACGCGGAGCGTCAGTAATAGAGGACGAACAAATGGACTACACACAAATACTCTTAAAGCCGCTCATCTCGGAGAAGGCCACCCTCTCCAAGGAGTTCGCCAACCAGGTCGTCTTCTACGTCCACCCCAAGGCGAACAAGATCGAGATCAAGAAAGCTGTTGAGCAGGCTTTCGACGTCAAGGTGGAAGGCGTCAATGTGGTCCGCAAGCGGCCTTCGGTCCGGACGCGTTTCGGCCGCGCCGTTGGCAGGCAATCCGGCCACAAGAAAGCGTACGTGACGCTCGCGCCGGGCGAGAAAATCGAGTTCTTCGAGGGAGTGTAGCGAAATGGCTGTACGCAAATTAAAGCCTACGTCTCCGGGTCGGCGGTTCCAGACGCTTGCCGATTTCACGGAGATCACCGCGGTCGAGCCCGAGAAGTCGCTCACCGTCGGTCTGACCAAAAAGTCCGGCCGCAACTCGTACGGCCGCGTGACGGCTCGCCGTCGCGGCGGCGGTCACAAGCGCCGTTACAGGATCGTCGACTTCAAGCGCCAGAAGACCGGCGTGCCCGCCAAGGTTGCGAGCATCGAGTACGATCCCAACCGCAGCGCGCGCATCGCTCTTCTGCACTACGCCGATGGCGATAAGCGCTATATCCTGGCCCCTGTGGGCGTTCGCCCCGGCGACACGCTGCTGTCCGGCGATACGGCTGACATCAAGCCTGGCAACGCGCTGACCCTGTCGCGCATCCCCGTGGGCACCATCGTGCACAACGTGGAGCTGCACCCGGGCAAGGGCGGCCAGATTTGCCGCGCTGCCGGCACCTACGCCCAGCTCGTGGCCAAAGAAGGAAAGTACGCGCTGCTGCGCCTGCCCTCGGGCGAGGTGCGCCGCGTCCTGTCCGCCGGTGCCGCCACGGTCGGCCAGGTGGGCAACCTGGATCATGAGAACATATCCCTGGGTAAGGCCGGTCGCTCCCGTTGGAAAGGGAATCGGCCCAAGGTCCGCGGCGTCGCCATGAACCCGATCGACCACCCCCTGGGTGGTGGTGAGGGCCGTTCTTCCGGCGGCCGCCATCCGGTCTCCCCCTGGGGTAAGCCTACCAAGGGCTACAAGACCCGTAACAAGAAGAAATCTTCGAGCAAGCTCATCGTCAAACGCCGCGGTGAGAAGTAGGAGAGAGGGACAACATGCCCAGGTCGCTCAAGAAAGGTCCTTTTGTGGACGACCACCTGATCAAGAAAGTGGAGCGCGCCGGCGAGTCCGGCGACCGCCGGGTCATCAAGACCTGGTCGCGCCGCTCCACCATCGTGCCCGAAATGGTCGGTATGACCTTTGCGGTGCATAACGGCAAAAAATTCATCCCGGTATTCGTGACCGAAAACATGGTAGGCCACAAGTTGGGCGAGTTTTCGCCTACCCGTACCTACCATGGGCACGCCGCCGACAAGAAGTCCAAAGCCAAGCGGTAGCCGGCTCTACGAGTAAGGAGTGAAGGACCATGGAAGCAAGAGCGACCGCCAAATACATGCGCATTGCCCCTCGCAAGGCGCGGCTCGTGGCGAAGAACGTCAAGGGCCTGCCTGTCGAGGAGGCGGTGAACATCCTGAAGTTCACACCGAAGAAAGCGGCAAAGGTTCTGAATAAAGTGCTTGATTCCGCTGTAGCCAACGCCGAGCAGCTTGGCGGCGTGGACGTGGATAGCCTGGTCGTCAAGCAGATCATCGTTGACGAAGGCCCCACGTGGAAACGTTTCATGCCCCGCGCCATGGGCCGTGTGAACAGGATACTCAAGCGAACCAGCCACATCACTGTCGTGGTGGAAGAAGGCGAGGAAGCATAGGTAACGCTATGGGTCAAAAAGTTCATCCGTACGGATTCCGGCTCGGCTACAACAAGAATTGGCTGTCGCGCTGGTACTCCAAGAAAGATTATCCGAGTTACGTCTTCGAGGATCACAAGATCCGCACCTTTGTGAAGAAGACGCTGTACCACGCCGGAGTCTCCAAGATCGAGATCGAGCGCGCAGGCGGCAAGATCCGCCTGATCATCCACACCGCCCGTCCCGGCATCGTCATCGGCCGCAAGGGCGTGGAGATCGAAAAGCTCCGCAGCGATCTGCGCCGGAAGTTCGGCAAGGAGTTCGGCATCGAGGTCAATGAGATCCGCCGCCCCGAAGTGGACGCACAGCTCGTGGCCGAGAACATTGCCATGCAGCTCGAACGCCGCGTCGCTTTCCGCCGCGCCATGAAGCGCACGGTGAGCCTGGCCCGCAAGTTCGGCGCCGAAGGCATCAAGGTCTACTGCGCAGGTCGTCTGGCCGGCGCCGAGATCGCGCGCTCTGAATGGTACCGTGATGGCCGCGTGCCGCTGCACACCCTGCGCGCAGATCTGCAGTTCGGTGTAGCACGCGCCAACACCACCTATGGTGTCATTGGTGTGAAAGTTTGGATCTACAAAGGCGACATCCTCGACCAGGAAACGGAGCAGTAAGATGCTTTCCCCGAGAAGAATCAAATTCAGAAAGCAGCAGAAGGGTCGTCTGCGCGGCAAGGCGCTCCGCGGCAACTACGTTGCTTTCGGTGATATCGGCCTGAAGACGCTGGAACACGGCAAGATCTCCAGCCAGCAGATCGAGGCCGCCCGTGTGGCCATGATGCGCCACATCAAGCGTGGCGGTAAGGTCTGGATCCGCGTTTTCCCGGACAAACCCGTAACCGCGAAGCCTGCTGAAACTCGGCAGGGTAAAGGTAAGGGTGCTCCGGTGGGCTGGTGCGCGCCGGTGAAGCCGGGCAAGGTCCTCTACGAGATCAAGGGCGTTAGCCTGGAGCTCGCCAAGGAAGCCCTGACCCGCGCAGCGCACAAGCTCCCTGTGAAGACGGCCATTGTGCTGAGGGAGGGCCTCTAGGATGCAAGCGAACGAATTCAACAAGCTCTCTCACGATGAGCTGAACGCCAAGCTCGCTTCCTTCCGCGAAGAGCTCTTCAACCTCCGCTTCCAGCACGCCACGGCGCAGCTGGAGAACACGGCGCGGATTCCGCAGGTCAAGAAGAACATTGCGCGGATTCTCACCGTGCTCAGCGAAAAGCAGAAGGGGGCCTAAGCCATGGCCGAGACCCATAAGTCGAGCAAGCGGGTGCTGGTTGGCAAGGTTGTCAGCGACGCCAACGACAAGACCATTGTCGTGACCGTTGACACCGTGGTGAAGCATCCCTTGTACAAGAAGTATATCAGCCGGCGTAAGAAATTCATGGCGCACGATCCTGCCAACGAGTGCAAGATCGGCGACAAGGTACAGATCATCGAGAGCCGTCCGCTTTCGCGCCGCAAGCGCTGGCAGCTGGTGCAAGTACTCGAGAAGGCTGTCTAGGGGTAGAGTCATGATTCAAGTGGAAAGCAATCTGGACGTGGCCGACAACTCCGGCGCCAAGCGTATCTCCTGCATCAAGGTTCTGGGCGGCAGCCGCCGTCGTTACGCCAGCGTGGGCGACATCATCGTCGTCTCGGTGAAAGAGGCCATGCCCCACTCCAAAGTGAAGAAGGGCGACGTGATGAAGGCCGTCGTGGTGCGCACCAAGAAGGAGCTGCGCCGTCCCGACGGATCGTACATCCGTTTCGACAACAACTCCGCGGTGCTGCTCAACAACCAGGGCGAGCCGGTGGGAACACGCATCTTCGGCCCCGTGGCCCGCGAGCTGCGCGCGAGGAACTTCATGAAGATCGTCTCGCTCGCGCCCGAGGTCCTCTAAGGTGAGCGCCATGAAGAAATATCGCATCAAGAAGGATGACCGCGTCATGGTCACCTCCGGCAAGGACAAGGGCAAGGTCGGTAAGATTCTGAATATCGACAAGAAGCACGACCGTGTCCTGGTTGAGAAGGTGAACATGGTGAAGCGGCACACCAAGGGCAACCCGTACGCGCAGCAACCCGGCGGCATCGTCGAGAAAGAGGCGCCCATCGCCATCTCCAACGTGATGCTTCTGTGCCAGGCGTGCACCGAGCCGACCCGAATCGGGTATCGTTTCACCGAGGACGGCAAGAAGGTGCGCTTCTGCAAGAAGTGCAACGAGATAGTGGATTAGGAGCCAAGCCATGACCAGGCTGGAACAAATATACCAGGAAAAGGTGTCGCCGGAGCTCTTGAAGGAGTACGGCTACTCTTCGCCCATGCAGATCCCGCGTCTGGAGAAGATCTCTCTGAACATCGGTCTGGGCGAGGGCAGTCAGAACCAGAAGATCATCGACGACGCCGTGGCGGAACTGACGAGCCTGTCCGCACAGAAGGCCGTTGTGACCCGGGCGAAGAAGTCCATCGCCTCGTTCAAGCTCAGAGAAGGCATGCCCATCGGCTGCCGCGTGACGCTTCGCCACGAACGTATGTGGGATTTTCTGGACAAGCTGGTGAACTTCGCGCTTCCGCGCGTTCGTGACTTCCGGGGCGTTCCGGACCGTGGATTCGACGGTCGCGGCAACTTTACCCTGGGAATCAAGGAACTCACCATCTTCCCGGAACTCGAAATTGATAAGGTGGAGTTTGTCAAGGGGCTCAACGTGACCATCGTGACCTCCGCCACCACCGATAAGGAAGGCAAGACCCTGCTGACACTGCTGGGTATGCCGTTCCGCAAGTAAGGAGGAGCCGTCTTGTCACGCACCGCACTTGAAGTCAGAGCGCGCCGCAAGGCAAAGTTCTCGTCGCGGCGTATGAACCGCTGCCCCATCTGCGGCCGGCCGCGTGCCTTCATGCGCAAGTTCGGCATCTGCCGTGTTTGTTTCCGCAACATGGCACTGGCCGGCGAACTGCCCGGCGTGCGCAAGTCGAGCTGGTAAGGAGCAGACGATGAATATATCCGATCCCGTCTCCGATATGCTCGCCCGCATCCGCAATGCGTTCCACGCCTTGCACAAAGATGTGGCCGTGCCGCGTTCGCGCATGAAAGAAGCCATCGCCGCCATCCTCCAGGATGAAGGCTACATCGAAGGCTTCACCACCGACGAGCGTAC from Oceanidesulfovibrio marinus includes:
- a CDS encoding type Z 30S ribosomal protein S14 codes for the protein MSRTALEVRARRKAKFSSRRMNRCPICGRPRAFMRKFGICRVCFRNMALAGELPGVRKSSW
- the rplP gene encoding 50S ribosomal protein L16; translated protein: MLSPRRIKFRKQQKGRLRGKALRGNYVAFGDIGLKTLEHGKISSQQIEAARVAMMRHIKRGGKVWIRVFPDKPVTAKPAETRQGKGKGAPVGWCAPVKPGKVLYEIKGVSLELAKEALTRAAHKLPVKTAIVLREGL
- the rplN gene encoding 50S ribosomal protein L14 — translated: MIQVESNLDVADNSGAKRISCIKVLGGSRRRYASVGDIIVVSVKEAMPHSKVKKGDVMKAVVVRTKKELRRPDGSYIRFDNNSAVLLNNQGEPVGTRIFGPVARELRARNFMKIVSLAPEVL
- the rpsQ gene encoding 30S ribosomal protein S17; amino-acid sequence: MAETHKSSKRVLVGKVVSDANDKTIVVTVDTVVKHPLYKKYISRRKKFMAHDPANECKIGDKVQIIESRPLSRRKRWQLVQVLEKAV
- the rpmC gene encoding 50S ribosomal protein L29 — translated: MQANEFNKLSHDELNAKLASFREELFNLRFQHATAQLENTARIPQVKKNIARILTVLSEKQKGA
- the rplX gene encoding 50S ribosomal protein L24; this translates as MKKYRIKKDDRVMVTSGKDKGKVGKILNIDKKHDRVLVEKVNMVKRHTKGNPYAQQPGGIVEKEAPIAISNVMLLCQACTEPTRIGYRFTEDGKKVRFCKKCNEIVD
- the rplE gene encoding 50S ribosomal protein L5 codes for the protein MTRLEQIYQEKVSPELLKEYGYSSPMQIPRLEKISLNIGLGEGSQNQKIIDDAVAELTSLSAQKAVVTRAKKSIASFKLREGMPIGCRVTLRHERMWDFLDKLVNFALPRVRDFRGVPDRGFDGRGNFTLGIKELTIFPELEIDKVEFVKGLNVTIVTSATTDKEGKTLLTLLGMPFRK